One window of the Spea bombifrons isolate aSpeBom1 chromosome 8, aSpeBom1.2.pri, whole genome shotgun sequence genome contains the following:
- the LDOC1 gene encoding protein LDOC1 — protein sequence MDQLFRSQEARMQGLDHRMDQLAQALQTLLTRTDPVSGTAAPPVNPQVTTPPAATIPLRLPSPPRYGGDPTTCRGFLNQCAIQFELMPYMFPSDRARVGYMISLLTDRALAWASPLWQKESPLINDYRDFVATMQRIFDMPGREATASASLMSLQQGSRSLSDYAIEFRTIAAELGWNNEALVAAFMHGLSDKLKDELAAREMPEDLEDLILFISRIDLRLRQRQSQKEKQRKPPIRLAPRFSNSTPQSLDPEEPMQLGATSLTEQEKSHRRSEGLCLYCGGRGHFARYCPNKPGNART from the coding sequence ATGGATCAGCTGTTTCGGTCACAGGAGGCAAGAATGCAAGGACTGGATCATCGTATGGATCAATTGGCGCAAGCCCTGCAGACTCTCCTCACACGCACTGATCCAGTGTCAGGTACCGCTGCACCTCCTGTTAACCCCCAAGTTACCACACCGCCCGCTGCGACTATACCGTTACGCCTACCATCTCCACCCCGTTATGGAGGGGATCCCACCACCTGTAGAGGTTTCCTCAATCAATGTGCGATCCAGTTTGAGCTGATGCCTTATATGTTCCCGTCTGACCGAGCCCGCGTCGGCTATATGATTTCACTCCTAACAGACCGAGCCCTAGCCTGGGCTTCACCGCTTTGGCAAAAAGAGTCGCCTTTAATCAATGACTACCGTGACTTTGTGGCTACCATGCAAAGAATCTTCGACATGCCGGGCCGTGAGGCTACAGCTTCTGCATCGCTCATGTCCCTCCAACAAGGCTCCCGTTCCTTATCGGACTATGCCATAGAATTCAGAACGATAGCAGCTGAACTTGGTTGGAACAACGAAGCCCTAGTGGCTGCATTCATGCATGGCCTATCTGATAAGTTAAAAGATGAATTAGCAGCCAGAGAAATGCCTGAGGACCTAGAGGATCTAATATTATTCATATCACGCATAGATCTCCGCCTCAGACAGCGACAATCACAAAAGGAGAAACAAAGGAAACCCCCTATACGGCTAGCTCCCCGATTCTCCAACTCCACACCCCAGAGCCTAGATCCGGAGGAACCTATGCAATTGGGTGCTACCTCCTTAACTGAGCAAGAAAAGTCTCACCGCCGTAGTGAAGGCCTCTGTTTGTACTGCGGAGGTAGGGGACATTTCGCTAGGTATTGCCCGAACAagccgggaaacgcccgcacctag